Proteins co-encoded in one Pseudomonas fluorescens genomic window:
- a CDS encoding DUF1810 domain-containing protein — MRSTDQEDPYDLQRFVLAQDPVFDRVQRELGEGRKRSHWMWFVFPQFAGLGGSEMSRRFAINSAPETRAFLAHPLLGARLRTCTQLVLNVQQRSIAEIFGHPDDLKFHSSMTLFAQFADDDSLWHQALERYFHGIQDEWTLQLLDSKQAQLPPDQG, encoded by the coding sequence ATGAGAAGCACTGATCAGGAAGACCCGTACGATCTGCAACGCTTCGTGCTTGCCCAGGACCCGGTGTTTGATCGGGTCCAGCGCGAACTCGGCGAGGGCCGCAAGCGCAGCCACTGGATGTGGTTCGTATTCCCGCAGTTCGCCGGGCTGGGTGGCAGCGAGATGTCGCGGCGGTTCGCGATCAACTCGGCCCCGGAAACCCGTGCCTTCCTCGCCCACCCGTTGCTCGGCGCCCGTTTGCGGACCTGCACGCAGCTGGTGCTGAACGTGCAGCAGCGTTCGATTGCCGAGATTTTCGGCCATCCGGACGACCTGAAATTCCACTCATCGATGACCCTGTTCGCCCAGTTCGCCGACGACGACAGCCTCTGGCATCAGGCGCTCGAGCGTTACTTCCACGGCATCCAGGACGAATGGACCCTGCAACTGCTGGACTCAAAACAGGCCCAGTTGCCCCCCGATCAGGGTTGA
- a CDS encoding aldo/keto reductase, giving the protein MRTLELAGVQVPVIGQGTWRMGEDRSAHKREVAALRSGIELGMTLIDTAEMYAEGGAESVVGEAIAGLRDQVFLVSKVYPHNASRKGIPQACERSLRRLDTDYIDLYLLHWRGQYPLEETVEAFERLREDGKIGRWGVSNFDVGDLEELSNSACATNQVLYNLEERGIEFDLLPWCQQQRMPLMAYCPIGQGGAMLVEPVLKQIAARHGVTPAQVSLAWILRQDGVIAIPKAVRPEHVQLNAQAAQLQLEAGDLAALDQAFHAPQRKQRLAMV; this is encoded by the coding sequence ATGCGTACCCTCGAATTGGCTGGCGTGCAGGTGCCGGTGATTGGCCAGGGCACCTGGCGCATGGGCGAAGACCGCTCGGCGCACAAGCGTGAAGTCGCGGCCCTGCGCAGCGGCATCGAACTGGGCATGACCTTGATCGACACCGCCGAAATGTACGCCGAGGGCGGTGCCGAAAGCGTGGTCGGCGAAGCCATTGCCGGCCTGCGCGATCAAGTGTTCCTGGTGAGCAAGGTCTACCCGCACAACGCCAGCCGCAAAGGCATTCCCCAGGCCTGCGAGCGCAGTCTGCGCCGACTCGACACCGATTACATCGATCTCTATCTGCTGCATTGGCGCGGCCAGTATCCGCTGGAAGAAACCGTCGAGGCCTTCGAGCGTCTGCGCGAGGACGGCAAGATCGGCCGCTGGGGCGTGTCAAACTTCGACGTCGGCGATCTTGAGGAACTGTCGAATTCCGCCTGCGCGACCAATCAGGTGCTGTACAACCTGGAAGAACGCGGCATCGAATTCGACCTGCTGCCGTGGTGCCAACAGCAGCGCATGCCGCTGATGGCGTACTGCCCGATCGGCCAGGGCGGGGCGATGCTTGTCGAGCCGGTGCTGAAACAGATTGCCGCTCGTCACGGCGTGACCCCGGCACAGGTTTCGCTGGCGTGGATTCTGCGTCAGGATGGGGTGATTGCGATTCCCAAGGCCGTGCGCCCGGAACACGTGCAGCTCAATGCACAAGCGGCGCAGCTGCAACTCGAGGCCGGGGATCTGGCGGCGCTGGACCAGGCGTTTCACGCGCCACAACGCAAGCAGCGGCTGGCCATGGTCTGA
- a CDS encoding type VI secretion system tip protein VgrG → MFSPANQPHFNLTIDGADSDFQVLSFTGREALNTPFEFELELVSEKASINLESLLHKLAFLQLSPSGSGIHGLIYSIAQGEAGKRLTRYKISLRPQLSYLAHRFNQRIFQQMTVQQIISQVLEEHGILASDYHFQLSAVYPERIYCTQYDESDLHFVQRLCEEEGIHYHFQHTSSGHKLTFGDDQTVFPKLAPVAYQQDSGLVADKPVVKRFGLRLATRTSRTTRRDYDFVKPKIELESDAKSSAQPDLEDYDYPGRFVDRERGKHLANRNLERHRSDYRLAEGNSDQPILVTGHFLALTDHANPTWNDLWLLTEIFHEGKQPQVLEESVTSDTTDNKDDFHQGYRNRFSAIPWDVPYRPPLDHPKPKVLGSQSAVVTGPEGEEIFCDQYGRVKVQFFWDREGQHDDKTTCWMRVASSWAAETFGSINIPRVGMEVLITFLEGDPDQPLITGCLYHGANLPPYKLPDFKTLATVKSKEYKGSRANELRIDDTTSEISIALRSDHGASAINLGYLTHPRPSGGQPRGEGFELRTDRHGAVRAGAGLLITTEPRPNESKHHKDLPETAERLATASDQQDGFATQAKELQAQEAGDQDDVAKALHAQHQGVLGSGPANLTANEFPEFTEPHLVLASPAGIALTTPRSSHIATGEHLALSSTGHTSFSIGNRLLASASRGMRLFVQSMGWRLVAASGDIDVKALKDSINLLAKLNITANADRITITAKTELVIQGGGSATTYNAGGITHATSGPYTAHAANFAYTGAKSLAGVFPEPPKPGKGNLELFNQYAGRQGIKDGDYEVIDALGKSIKGKLDAKGFASVAGAAPGPARVLFGKDPADTWSEGSYIGKPEWPLNPPGADDVPSQVQAMVAQALPSKNWDMLEKGKELAQTGMGAMQTAQGAMQTAQQVKGVMQGGVAGLPKLASAAMPSASGILGAASKAGKLPSLPAPTLPKTSLKTPGLLAGEKLS, encoded by the coding sequence ATGTTCTCACCGGCCAACCAGCCCCATTTCAATCTGACCATCGATGGCGCGGACAGCGATTTTCAGGTGCTGTCGTTCACCGGTCGGGAAGCCCTCAATACGCCCTTCGAATTCGAGCTGGAACTGGTCAGTGAAAAGGCCTCGATCAACCTCGAAAGCCTGCTGCACAAACTGGCGTTTCTGCAGCTGTCGCCGAGCGGAAGCGGGATTCACGGGCTGATCTACAGCATCGCCCAGGGCGAGGCGGGCAAGCGCCTGACCCGTTATAAAATCTCCCTGCGGCCACAGCTTTCCTATCTGGCGCACCGCTTCAACCAGCGCATTTTTCAGCAGATGACGGTGCAGCAGATCATCAGTCAGGTGCTGGAAGAACACGGCATTCTGGCCAGCGATTACCACTTTCAGTTGAGTGCGGTGTATCCCGAGCGGATCTACTGCACGCAGTACGACGAATCGGACCTGCATTTCGTCCAGCGCCTGTGCGAAGAGGAGGGGATTCACTACCACTTTCAGCACACGTCCAGCGGCCACAAACTGACCTTCGGCGATGACCAGACGGTGTTCCCGAAACTCGCGCCCGTGGCCTATCAGCAGGACTCCGGGCTGGTGGCGGACAAGCCGGTGGTCAAGCGTTTCGGCCTGCGCCTGGCCACCCGTACCAGCCGCACCACGCGGCGCGATTACGACTTCGTCAAACCGAAGATCGAGCTGGAAAGCGACGCCAAAAGCAGCGCCCAACCGGACCTGGAAGACTACGATTACCCGGGCCGTTTCGTGGACCGTGAGCGCGGCAAGCACCTGGCCAACCGCAACCTCGAACGCCACCGCAGCGACTATCGCCTGGCTGAGGGCAACAGCGATCAGCCGATCCTGGTCACCGGGCATTTTCTGGCCCTGACCGACCACGCCAACCCGACGTGGAACGACCTGTGGCTGCTCACGGAAATCTTCCACGAAGGCAAACAACCGCAAGTGCTGGAAGAGTCGGTGACCAGCGACACCACCGACAACAAAGACGATTTCCATCAGGGTTACCGCAACCGCTTTAGCGCGATTCCGTGGGACGTGCCATACCGTCCGCCGCTGGACCACCCGAAACCCAAAGTCCTCGGTTCGCAAAGCGCCGTGGTCACCGGTCCCGAAGGCGAAGAAATCTTCTGCGACCAATACGGCCGGGTGAAGGTCCAGTTCTTCTGGGACCGCGAAGGCCAGCACGATGACAAGACCACCTGCTGGATGCGCGTGGCCTCCAGCTGGGCGGCGGAAACCTTTGGCTCGATCAACATTCCGCGGGTCGGCATGGAAGTGCTGATCACCTTCCTCGAAGGCGATCCCGACCAGCCGCTGATCACCGGTTGCCTGTACCACGGCGCCAACCTGCCGCCGTACAAACTGCCGGATTTCAAGACCCTGGCCACGGTCAAGAGCAAGGAATACAAGGGCAGCCGCGCCAACGAACTGCGCATCGACGACACCACCAGCGAGATCAGCATCGCGCTGCGCAGTGATCACGGTGCGAGCGCGATCAACCTGGGTTACCTGACCCATCCGCGTCCAAGCGGCGGCCAGCCGCGCGGCGAAGGTTTCGAACTACGCACCGACCGCCACGGCGCCGTGCGTGCTGGCGCCGGTCTGTTGATCACCACCGAACCGCGTCCGAACGAATCCAAGCACCACAAGGACTTGCCGGAAACCGCCGAACGCCTGGCCACCGCCAGCGATCAACAGGACGGTTTCGCCACGCAGGCCAAAGAGCTTCAGGCCCAGGAAGCCGGCGATCAGGACGACGTGGCCAAGGCCTTGCACGCGCAGCATCAGGGCGTGCTCGGCAGCGGCCCGGCAAACCTCACCGCCAATGAATTTCCCGAGTTCACCGAGCCGCATCTGGTGTTGGCGAGCCCGGCCGGCATCGCCCTGACTACGCCGCGCTCCAGCCACATCGCCACCGGCGAACACCTGGCGCTGAGCAGTACCGGTCACACCAGTTTTTCCATCGGCAACCGCCTGCTGGCCAGCGCCAGTCGCGGCATGCGCCTGTTCGTGCAGAGCATGGGCTGGCGGCTGGTGGCGGCGTCCGGCGACATCGACGTCAAGGCACTCAAGGACAGCATCAACCTGCTGGCCAAGCTCAACATCACCGCCAACGCCGACCGCATCACCATCACCGCCAAGACCGAACTGGTGATCCAGGGCGGCGGCAGCGCCACGACCTACAACGCCGGCGGCATCACCCACGCCACCAGCGGCCCGTACACCGCCCACGCGGCGAACTTTGCTTACACCGGTGCCAAGAGCCTCGCGGGCGTGTTCCCGGAACCGCCGAAACCGGGCAAGGGCAACCTCGAACTGTTCAACCAGTACGCCGGTCGCCAGGGCATCAAGGACGGCGATTACGAAGTCATCGATGCGCTGGGCAAAAGCATCAAGGGCAAGCTCGACGCCAAAGGTTTTGCCAGCGTCGCCGGCGCCGCACCGGGGCCGGCGCGGGTGCTGTTCGGCAAGGATCCTGCGGACACCTGGAGTGAAGGCAGCTACATCGGCAAGCCGGAATGGCCGTTGAATCCGCCGGGTGCGGATGACGTGCCGAGCCAGGTGCAGGCGATGGTAGCGCAGGCGCTGCCGAGCAAGAACTGGGACATGTTGGAGAAGGGCAAGGAATTGGCACAGACAGGGATGGGTGCGATGCAGACCGCGCAAGGTGCGATGCAAACGGCACAGCAGGTGAAAGGCGTGATGCAGGGCGGGGTGGCCGGGTTGCCGAAACTGGCGAGTGCGGCGATGCCGAGTGCGTCGGGGATTCTCGGGGCGGCGAGCAAGGCTGGCAAGTTGCCGAGTCTGCCGGCGCCGACGCTTCCAAAAACTTCCTTGAAAACCCCGGGCCTGCTGGCGGGTGAGAAGCTGTCATGA
- a CDS encoding Hcp family type VI secretion system effector, producing the protein MATPAYMSVTGEKQGLITAGAFTADSVGNTYQEGHEDQVMVQAFTHDVIIPRDPQSGQPTGQRVHKPVVITKVYDKASPLLQAALTSGERMSEIVIQWYRTSAQGTQEHYYTTKLEDAIIVAINNKMHNCQDPANAHFTHLEEVQFTYRKITWTHEVSGTSGSDDWRAPVV; encoded by the coding sequence ATGGCAACACCCGCGTACATGTCGGTTACCGGCGAAAAACAAGGCTTGATCACTGCCGGCGCCTTCACCGCCGACTCCGTTGGCAACACCTACCAGGAAGGCCACGAAGACCAGGTCATGGTTCAGGCGTTCACCCACGACGTGATCATCCCGCGTGACCCGCAATCCGGTCAGCCAACCGGTCAGCGCGTGCACAAGCCAGTTGTGATCACCAAGGTCTACGACAAGGCTTCGCCGCTGCTGCAAGCAGCTCTGACTTCCGGCGAGCGCATGAGCGAAATCGTCATCCAGTGGTACCGCACCTCGGCGCAAGGCACCCAGGAGCACTACTACACCACCAAACTGGAAGACGCGATCATCGTCGCCATCAACAACAAAATGCACAACTGCCAGGACCCGGCGAACGCCCACTTCACTCATCTGGAAGAAGTGCAGTTCACCTACCGCAAAATCACCTGGACCCACGAAGTCTCCGGTACTTCGGGTTCCGATGACTGGCGTGCTCCGGTCGTTTAA